A part of Pararoseomonas sp. SCSIO 73927 genomic DNA contains:
- a CDS encoding VWA domain-containing protein: MSAEEERLRRWRLVLGGGAADGTGFSLAEADRRMDGALGALYDSDRKGGLGASAPSVPRWLGDIRDYFPASVVQVMQRDAFERLDLKRMLSEPEMLEAVVPDVSLVSTLISMRGLLGGRTKETARLVVRKVVEALLQKLEEPMRQAVKGAIDRATINRRPRHAEIDWNRTIRANLRHYQAEYRTIIPETRIGHGRRSRGSLKDVILCIDQSGSMANSVVYSSIFGAVMASLPAVSTRLVVFDTEVVDLTDEMDDPVEVLFSVQLGGGTDINRAVGYCESRITRPEDTVLVLISDLYEGGVEAGLLTRAQRLVGAGVQVVALLALSDEGAPSYDRGLAARLAALGVPAFACTPDLFPDMMAAAIRKTDLNAWAAASGIAAVPAAGGDPA, translated from the coding sequence ATGAGTGCGGAGGAGGAGCGCCTGCGCCGCTGGCGCCTGGTGCTCGGCGGCGGCGCCGCGGACGGCACGGGGTTCTCCCTCGCCGAGGCCGACCGCCGGATGGATGGCGCGCTGGGCGCCCTCTACGATTCCGACCGCAAGGGCGGGCTCGGTGCCTCCGCGCCCTCCGTGCCGCGCTGGCTCGGCGACATCCGCGACTACTTCCCGGCATCGGTCGTGCAGGTGATGCAGCGCGACGCCTTCGAGCGGCTGGACCTGAAGCGCATGCTGTCCGAGCCGGAGATGCTGGAGGCGGTGGTGCCGGACGTCTCCCTCGTCTCCACCCTCATCTCCATGCGCGGCCTGCTCGGCGGCCGCACGAAGGAGACGGCGCGGCTGGTGGTGCGCAAGGTGGTGGAGGCGCTGCTGCAGAAGCTGGAGGAGCCGATGCGGCAGGCGGTGAAGGGGGCGATCGACCGCGCCACGATCAACCGCCGCCCGCGCCACGCGGAGATCGACTGGAACCGCACCATCCGCGCCAACCTCCGCCACTACCAGGCGGAGTACCGCACGATCATCCCGGAGACGCGGATCGGCCACGGGCGCCGCAGCCGCGGCAGCCTGAAGGACGTGATCCTCTGCATTGACCAGTCCGGGTCGATGGCGAACTCCGTCGTTTATTCCAGCATCTTCGGCGCGGTGATGGCCTCGCTGCCCGCCGTCTCCACCCGCCTCGTGGTCTTCGACACGGAGGTGGTGGACCTGACCGACGAGATGGACGACCCCGTGGAGGTGCTGTTCTCCGTGCAGCTCGGCGGCGGCACGGACATCAACCGCGCGGTGGGGTACTGCGAATCCCGCATCACCCGGCCGGAGGACACGGTGCTGGTGCTGATCTCTGACCTCTACGAGGGCGGGGTGGAGGCGGGGCTGCTTACCCGGGCGCAGCGCCTCGTCGGCGCGGGCGTGCAGGTGGTGGCGCTGCTGGCCCTCTCCGACGAGGGCGCGCCGTCCTACGACCGCGGCCTCGCCGCGCGCCTGGCCGCCCTCGGCGTGCCCGCCTTCGCCTGCACGCCGGACCTGTTCCCGGACATGATGGCGGCGGCGATCCGCAAGACGGACCTGAATGCCTGGGCGGCGGCGTCCGGCATCGCGGCCGTGCCGGCGGCCGGGGGCGATCCCGCGTGA
- a CDS encoding LysR family transcriptional regulator, with protein MPRPTLNDLAAFSAVAGQRSFRKAADQLGVSRSALSHALNGLELRLGVRLLHRTTRSVSPTEAGARLLERLDPVLRDLDAALDGLTETGAAPAGPLRINANRSGARWLLRRVVPAFRARYPGVELDLVSEGRLVDIVEGGFDAGVRLAEAVPRDMIAVPVAGEVRFVAVASPAYLAGRPPLTVPDDLERHDCIRQRLPSGKRYRWEFSRHGTSIAVDAPGALTLDDNDLMVQAAADGLGIAYVPEPFAREVLRAGGLVTVLDEWCPPGPGLMLYYPGRRHVPAALKAFIGVLREANRDAAEG; from the coding sequence GTGCCGCGGCCGACGCTGAACGATCTCGCCGCCTTCTCCGCCGTCGCCGGCCAGAGGAGCTTCCGCAAGGCCGCCGATCAGCTCGGCGTCTCCCGCTCGGCCCTCAGCCACGCGCTGAACGGGCTGGAGCTGCGCCTCGGCGTCCGCCTCCTCCATCGGACCACCCGCAGCGTCTCGCCCACCGAGGCGGGGGCGCGCCTCCTCGAGCGGCTCGATCCCGTGCTGCGCGACCTCGACGCCGCGCTCGACGGGCTGACGGAGACGGGCGCGGCGCCCGCCGGCCCGCTCCGGATCAACGCGAACCGGAGCGGCGCGCGCTGGCTGCTGCGCCGCGTGGTCCCGGCCTTCCGGGCGCGCTACCCGGGCGTGGAGCTCGACCTCGTCTCCGAGGGGCGCCTGGTCGACATCGTCGAGGGCGGCTTCGACGCGGGCGTGCGCCTCGCGGAGGCGGTGCCGCGGGACATGATCGCGGTACCCGTCGCCGGCGAGGTCCGCTTCGTCGCGGTCGCCTCCCCCGCCTACCTGGCGGGCCGGCCGCCCCTGACGGTGCCGGACGACCTGGAGCGGCACGACTGCATCCGCCAGCGCCTGCCCAGCGGGAAGCGGTACCGGTGGGAGTTCAGCCGGCACGGGACGAGCATCGCCGTGGACGCGCCCGGCGCGCTGACGCTCGACGACAACGACCTCATGGTGCAGGCGGCGGCGGACGGGCTGGGCATCGCCTACGTGCCGGAACCCTTCGCGCGGGAGGTGCTGCGCGCCGGAGGGCTCGTGACGGTGCTCGACGAGTGGTGCCCGCCGGGGCCGGGACTGATGCTCTACTACCCCGGGCGGCGCCACGTGCCCGCCGCGCTGAAGGCCTTCATCGGCGTGCTGAGGGAAGCCAATCGCGACGCGGCGGAGGGGTGA
- a CDS encoding SDR family oxidoreductase produces MKTWFVTGASSGLGKVMAEELLARGDRVVGAVRRTEALADLEGRYGEALLAIRLDMMDAASIRRAVDEAVQRCGRIDVVVSNAGYGLFGAAEELSDAQIDRQIATNLTGSIQLIRAAIPPLRRQGGGRIVQVSSEGGQIAYPGFGLYHATKWGIEGFVEAVAQEVAPFGIDFVIAEPGPTATGFGAALDRAEPMEAYERTPAGEIRRAILGDGFAIKGDAERTVRAIIAAADEARPALRLTLGSTAYESVGAALRQRLDSLHAQRDVAFSADRPDAA; encoded by the coding sequence ATGAAGACGTGGTTCGTGACCGGCGCCTCGTCGGGGCTCGGGAAGGTGATGGCGGAGGAGCTGCTGGCGCGGGGCGACCGCGTCGTCGGCGCCGTGCGGCGGACCGAGGCCTTGGCCGACCTCGAGGGCCGCTACGGCGAGGCCCTCCTGGCCATCCGCCTCGACATGATGGACGCCGCGAGCATCCGCCGGGCGGTGGACGAGGCCGTGCAGCGCTGCGGCCGGATCGACGTCGTGGTGAGCAACGCGGGCTACGGCCTGTTCGGCGCGGCCGAGGAGCTCTCGGACGCGCAGATCGACCGGCAGATCGCCACGAACCTGACGGGCTCCATCCAGCTGATCCGGGCGGCCATCCCGCCGCTGCGCCGGCAGGGCGGCGGGCGGATCGTCCAGGTCTCCTCGGAGGGCGGGCAGATCGCCTATCCCGGCTTCGGCCTCTATCACGCCACCAAGTGGGGCATCGAGGGCTTCGTCGAGGCCGTGGCGCAGGAGGTCGCCCCCTTCGGGATCGACTTCGTCATCGCCGAGCCCGGCCCGACGGCGACCGGCTTCGGGGCGGCGCTCGACCGCGCCGAGCCGATGGAGGCCTATGAGCGGACGCCGGCCGGCGAGATCCGCAGGGCCATCCTCGGCGACGGCTTCGCCATCAAGGGCGACGCGGAGCGCACGGTGCGCGCCATCATCGCCGCCGCGGACGAGGCACGGCCCGCCCTGCGCCTCACCCTCGGCAGCACGGCCTATGAGAGCGTCGGCGCGGCGCTCCGGCAGCGGCTGGATTCCCTCCACGCCCAGCGGGACGTCGCCTTCTCCGCCGATCGGCCGGACGCGGCCTGA
- a CDS encoding lipocalin-like domain-containing protein: protein MQRRLLACLAGALAILPVTAGAQPAAPNKLVGTWRMVSAQIDPEGANTPAYGPDPHGWLVFTPELTFVEVLTDPRVPRFASDVRGQGTAEENRAAMAGSIGFFGRYTVDGNGDFSGNRVEGSTFPNWVGGVRTREQLRFDVAGDRMTEVFRRPEGTMIRILWERVRRE from the coding sequence ATGCAACGCCGTCTCCTCGCCTGCCTGGCGGGCGCCCTCGCGATCCTCCCGGTGACGGCCGGCGCCCAGCCCGCCGCGCCCAACAAGCTCGTCGGCACCTGGCGCATGGTCTCGGCGCAGATCGACCCCGAGGGCGCGAACACGCCCGCCTACGGCCCCGATCCCCATGGCTGGCTCGTGTTCACGCCGGAGCTCACCTTCGTCGAGGTGCTGACCGACCCGCGCGTCCCCCGCTTCGCCTCCGACGTGCGCGGGCAGGGCACGGCCGAGGAGAACCGGGCCGCCATGGCCGGCAGCATCGGCTTCTTCGGCCGCTACACCGTGGACGGGAACGGCGACTTCAGCGGCAACCGGGTCGAGGGCTCGACCTTCCCGAACTGGGTCGGAGGCGTCAGGACCCGGGAGCAGCTGCGGTTCGATGTGGCGGGAGACCGGATGACGGAGGTCTTCCGGCGGCCGGAGGGAACCATGATCCGCATCCTCTGGGAGCGCGTCCGGCGGGAGTGA
- a CDS encoding NAD(P)-dependent oxidoreductase yields MSLNLSRFRVGYLERPMNESFLTTAAGFPDLEVRRIALDQPEAAVAAALAECHGYYAWAARHELPLPWHVTPALLARLPDLLVVASYGAGYDTIDVEACTAAGVAVVNQAGGNAEGVAEHALGMILLLLKRVPEAQAAMRAGTVSDRNALIGRELAGRTVGLVGLGHVGARMAQLLAVFGCRVLAADPALDAATIAGRGATKVELPELLGAADIVSLHCPLTAETRGMIDAAAIGRMRPGAILVTTARGFILDEAALLSALQEGRLGGAGLDVWEEEPPPASHPLLAHPAVLASPHTAGVTAESRARVASMAAEAFGAAVHGLPPRLVNPEVADRFLARRDALLRAAA; encoded by the coding sequence ATGAGCTTGAACCTGTCGCGCTTCCGCGTCGGCTACCTCGAGAGGCCGATGAACGAATCCTTCCTGACCACGGCGGCAGGGTTCCCGGATCTGGAGGTCCGCCGGATCGCGCTCGACCAGCCGGAAGCGGCGGTCGCCGCCGCGCTGGCGGAGTGCCACGGCTACTACGCCTGGGCGGCGCGGCACGAGCTGCCGCTGCCCTGGCACGTGACCCCGGCGCTGCTGGCGCGGCTCCCGGACCTGCTCGTGGTCGCCAGCTACGGCGCGGGCTACGACACGATCGACGTCGAGGCCTGCACCGCCGCGGGGGTCGCCGTGGTGAACCAGGCCGGCGGCAATGCGGAGGGCGTGGCCGAGCACGCGCTGGGCATGATCCTCCTCCTCCTCAAGCGCGTGCCGGAGGCGCAGGCGGCGATGCGGGCCGGCACGGTGAGCGACCGGAACGCGCTGATCGGCCGGGAGCTGGCCGGCCGCACGGTCGGGCTTGTCGGGCTCGGCCATGTCGGCGCGCGCATGGCGCAGCTGCTGGCCGTGTTCGGCTGCCGGGTCCTGGCCGCCGATCCCGCGCTGGACGCTGCCACGATCGCCGGGCGGGGCGCGACGAAGGTGGAGCTGCCGGAGCTGCTCGGCGCGGCGGACATCGTCTCGCTCCACTGCCCGCTGACGGCCGAGACGCGCGGGATGATCGACGCGGCGGCGATCGGGCGGATGCGGCCCGGCGCCATCCTCGTCACCACCGCGCGCGGGTTCATCCTGGACGAGGCGGCCCTCCTCTCCGCCCTGCAGGAGGGGCGGCTGGGCGGCGCGGGGCTGGACGTGTGGGAGGAGGAGCCTCCCCCCGCCTCCCACCCGCTGCTGGCGCACCCGGCCGTGCTCGCCTCGCCCCATACCGCCGGGGTGACGGCCGAGAGCCGCGCGCGGGTGGCGAGCATGGCGGCCGAGGCCTTCGGGGCCGCCGTCCACGGCCTTCCCCCGAGGCTGGTGAACCCCGAGGTCGCGGACCGCTTCCTGGCCCGCCGCGACGCGCTGCTCAGGGCCGCGGCCTGA
- a CDS encoding SDR family oxidoreductase, which translates to MDITGNTILVTGGGTGIGRGLAEALHAAGNAVIIAGRRRAPLEEVAAGRPGLHVATLDIDDAAAIRDFAARMAAEHPGLNVLVNNAGIMRVENVLADPEALSIAEATITTNLLGPIRLTAALLPQLLARPKAAVVNVSSGLAFVPRADTPTYSATKAAIHSYSVSLRHQLRDTPVRVIELAPPLVATDLTPGQRENPRALPLESFIRESMALLSAEPDADEILVERVKAQRTAEATGRFAAVFDLINPR; encoded by the coding sequence ATGGACATCACCGGCAACACCATCCTTGTCACGGGCGGCGGCACCGGCATCGGCCGCGGCCTCGCCGAGGCGCTGCACGCGGCGGGCAACGCCGTCATCATCGCCGGGCGCCGCCGCGCGCCGCTGGAGGAGGTGGCGGCGGGCCGTCCCGGTCTGCACGTCGCCACCCTCGACATCGACGACGCCGCCGCGATCCGCGACTTCGCCGCGCGGATGGCCGCGGAGCACCCCGGGCTGAACGTCCTTGTCAACAACGCCGGCATCATGCGCGTGGAGAACGTGCTCGCCGACCCCGAAGCCCTGTCCATCGCCGAGGCCACGATCACCACCAATCTGCTGGGCCCGATCCGCCTGACCGCGGCCCTGCTGCCGCAGCTGCTGGCGCGGCCGAAGGCGGCGGTGGTGAACGTCTCCTCCGGCCTCGCCTTCGTGCCGCGCGCGGACACGCCCACCTACTCGGCGACGAAGGCCGCGATCCACTCCTACAGCGTCTCGCTCCGCCACCAGCTGCGGGACACCCCCGTGAGGGTAATCGAGCTGGCGCCGCCGCTGGTGGCGACCGACCTGACGCCGGGCCAGCGCGAGAACCCGCGCGCGCTGCCGCTGGAGAGCTTCATCCGCGAGAGCATGGCCCTGCTCTCGGCCGAGCCGGACGCCGACGAGATCCTGGTGGAGCGGGTGAAGGCGCAGCGGACCGCCGAGGCCACCGGCCGCTTCGCGGCGGTGTTCGACCTGATCAACCCGCGTTGA